A region from the Andrena cerasifolii isolate SP2316 chromosome 9, iyAndCera1_principal, whole genome shotgun sequence genome encodes:
- the LOC143372907 gene encoding translation initiation factor eIF2 assembly protein isoform X2 codes for MVSSLKYECSFSSWYPQFHKDSLKATILHIPNNVLEYLEHDAFLMPVEATNTALQNDKWADGSPVLDEEALEAQPTFPVFSQKIQDVIDEYGAIFIKGNWSSPLDATWVAPTKTLKCNTLEEVFLLLKSSDRIARDLNNVKNYADHDVPLTSCLVLKQWRDINPCTEFRCFVIENELTAISQRDISQYHSYNESEKYNIQIDIKSLFMERIKNRFPLSNYSFDVIRYEKEKVKIVDFGPLDESATKGTLFTYEELQNQINDVPEFRFIGEEIGIQPKAPNHFCIPQEINEFFQSNENATLLDIIQREMENQRKEHGTANANASDHA; via the exons ATGGTGAGCAGTTTAAAATACGAATGTTCCTTTTCATCATGGTATCCACAATTTCATAAAGATTCCTTGAAAGCCACTATTCTTCACATTCCTAACAATGTGCTCGAGTACTTAGAGCACGATGCATTTCTGATGCCTGTCGAGGCAACGAACACTGCGTTACAGAATGATAAGTGGGCAGATGGATCGCCAGTATTGGACGAAGAG GCGCTGGAGGCTCAACCAACATTTCCAGTGTTCAGTCAGAAGATTCAAGATGTCATAGATGAGTACGGCGCGATCTTTATTAAGGGCAACTGGAGTTCACCTTTA GATGCTACTTGGGTTGCGCCAACCAAAACTCTTAAATGCAACACGCTGGAAGAGGTGTTTTTGCTGCTAAAGAGCTCGGATAGAATCGCGAGAGACCTAAATAACGTTAAGAATTACGCGGATCATGACGTTCCTCTGACGTCTTGCCTTGTGTTAAAGCAGTGGCGAGATATTAATCCATGCACCGAATTTCGCTGCTTCGTGATAGAAAATGAACTTACAG CGATTAGTCAACGAGATATATCGCAGTACCACAGCTACAACGAATCGGAAAAGTATAATATACAAATAGACATCAAGAGCTTATTTATGGAACGTATTAAAAACAGGTTTCCATTGAGTAATT ATTCGTTCGATGTTATACGCTACGAGAAAGAAAAAGTGAAGATAGTTGACTTTGGTCCTTTGGATGAATCGGCTACCAAAGGAACGCTTTTCACGTACGAAGAATTACAAAATCAGATAAACGACGTGCCAGAATTCAGATTCATCGGTGAAGAAATTGGTATCCAACCGAAAGCACCGAATCATTTTTGCATTCCGCAAGAAATAAATGAATTCTTTCAGTCGAACGAAAACGCCACGTTATTAGACATCATTCAGCGA GAAATGGAAAACCAGCGGAAAGAGCACGGAACCGCTAACGCTAATGCTTCGGATCATGCTTAA
- the LOC143372980 gene encoding neurotrimin, translated as MVLLYWTFLIFLAGCRATANNGFKSYPTTVKTFESDTVLLPCYVEDLDNVQTRVRWWKDGILLADSGEPRHVPPERVRMYSNRSLEVSHVKRNDTGEYVCQASRPAPWGHATQVHEIEVMYPPSVEPVPESGKLEVNLGEEVDMACVAKGVPVPVVTWRNKDWEIPLVYDRSRLRFHAEDPSLAGRYTCIATNDVGESAMATIDLYVKYKPRMEMTKTWMHAPPGIRVQLHCGVTAWPEATVEWYLNNRSVTYSSRIVKHNAGSDHSLVIRNVRTTDYGFYLCRASNSLGITESAVEISGIANPASFKKISHSLSKTSYNFVWEVYSYSPIVQYEFRFCKFRNGIPGEWHTLYIPSGNDGNSFIHTYSFNLTGLEEATHYEALVLSKNRYGWSKPSEVMRFATEGAPARNSYVTNAIENNKIVPAEQLASMSQHSPLGDDRSGSAFNRPGMLLMMMIPVLCISNVNFWNCKTSV; from the exons ATGGTGCTCCTCTACTGGACTTTTCTCATTTTCCTCGCGG GATGCCGGGCGACGGCAAACAACGGCTTCAAGAGCTACCCGACCACGGTCAAGACGTTCGAGAGCGACACTGTTCTACTTCCGTGTTACGTCGAGGACCTCG ACAATGTGCAAACTAGGGTGAGATGGTGGAAGGACGGCATCCTTCTAGCAGACAGCGGCGAACCGCGACACGTACCGCCCGAAAGAGTTAGAATGTACTCAAACAGGAGCTTGGAAGTTTCCCACGTGAAACGGAACGATACCGGAGAATATGTGTGCCAGGCGTCTCGGCCAGCGCCCTGGGGACACGCCACGCAAGTCCACGAGATCGAAGTGATGT ATCCTCCGAGCGTTGAACCAGTGCCAGAGTCGGGTAAGCTGGAAGTGAATTTGGGGGAGGAGGTGGACATGGCGTGTGTGGCTAAAGGTGTTCCTGTTCCTGTGGTAACCTGGAGGAACAAG GATTGGGAGATACCGTTGGTGTACGACAGATCCCGTCTGCGATTTCACGCTGAGGATCCTAGCCTCGCTGGCCGCTACACCTGCATCGCGACGAACGACGTTGGAGAATCCGCCATGGCTACTATAGACCTGTATGTCAAAT ACAAGCCCAGGATGGAGATGACGAAGACCTGGATGCACGCACCGCCTGGGATACGGGTGCAGTTGCATTGCGGGGTGACTGCCTGGCCCGAGGCAACG GTGGAGTGGTACTTGAACAACAGGAGCGTGACATATTCGTCGAGGATAGTGAAGCACAACGCGGGCAGCGATCACAGTTTAGTGATAAGGAACGTCAGGACGACGGATTACGGCTTCTACCTGTGCAGGGCTTCTAATTCCTTGGGAATCACCGAGTCGGCGGTCGAGATATCGGGCATCGCCAACCCCGCCAGCTTCAAGAAGATCTCGCACAGCCTCTCCAAGACCTCGTACAATTTCGTCTGGGAGGTCTACAGTTACAGCCCCATCGTCCAATACGAGTTCAGATTTTGTAAATTCAGG AATGGCATCCCTGGTGAGTGGCACACGTTGTACATACCCAGCGGCAACGACGGCAATAGTTTCATTCACACGTACTCGTTCAACTTGACGGGGCTAGAGGAAGCGACCCACTACGAGGCCCTCGTTCTGTCGAAAAATCGTTACGGCTGGAGCAAGCCCTCGGAAGTAATGCGATTCGCCACGGAAGGTGCCC CCGCCAGGAACAGCTACGTAACGAACGCGATAGAGAATAACAAGATAGTGCCAG CGGAGCAGCTTGCTTCGATGTCGCAGCACTCTCCTCTGGGGGATGACAGAAGTGGCTCGGCTTTTAATCGACCAGGGATGCTACTGATGATGATGATACCTGTATTATGTATTTCGAACGTGAATTTTTGGAACTGCAAGACGTCTGTGTAA
- the Dcma gene encoding decima codes for MTETLDDRGEKSEKAVLQHIQEINSQVAQFRDLLINIGQPRDCPELREKIRKLRRNCVEACKATSQLILPEVQRTTDIGIPVDCPNLMLLFYVVQLFLRELCKSRNLIRIVPMDMADYYNSRPGPSNIGNVMSQILLCKQIRPDFYEEELCSIRKDSEEIRHLIAELQEFMPQSDGDIEKYTALQNPGNRGTRINGRRVHRWNQSNDRTARQSSYFRGALNLFCCAARANYV; via the exons ATGACGGAGACACTAGATGACAGAGGCGAGAAGTCGGAGAAAGCAGTCCTCCAG CACATACAAGAGATCAACAGCCAAGTGGCGCAGTTCCGAGATCTACTGATAAACATCGGGCAACCGCGAGACTGCCCAGAGCTTCGCGAGAAAATCCGGAAACTGCGTCGAAACTGCGTAGAAGCGTGTAAAGCCACGTCTCAGCTTATACTGCCAGAAGTACAAAG GACCACTGACATCGGGATCCCCGTGGACTGTCCGAATCTGATGCTGCTGTTCTACGTGGTTCAGCTATTCTTACGCGAGCTGTGCAAAAGCAGGAACCTCATCCGTATCGTGCCCATGGATATGGCGGATTATTACA ACTCTCGGCCAGGTCCGTCGAACATCGGCAACGTGATGTCGCAGATCCTTCTGTGCAAGCAAATCCGGCCGGACTTCTACGAGGAAGAGCTGTGCAGCATCAGAAAAGACTCCGAGGAAATTCGCCATCTGATAGCCGAACTGCAGGAGTTTATGCCCCAGTCCGACGGCGATATAG AGAAGTACACGGCGCTACAGAACCCCGGAAATAGAGGGACCCGTATCAATGGCAGGCGAGTTCATCGATGGAATCAAAGCAACGACAGAACCGCCAGACAATCGTCCTACTTTCGCGGAGCGCTGAATCTCTTCTGTTGCGCGGCCAGAGCCAACTATGTTTAA
- the Sstn gene encoding stepping stone encodes MVMAGNESTPGSLTEDSLSTRLQWLRQRREALQEKLAQKNNELKNLCVEEAELTGVLPAEIPLEPGESPPVFRRRVGTAFTYPQNLINKLKTNEVEESTLELERQVQIGIVEAALGIVNDPTESKAVRRKHRLVYQQSQRRLQELEARLNFIRQSRSKTHHSTQLQHSTVYNAQPHLYTNVKHRTKKPRPPLDSTGNDANSKVTKGLLQDDGISLSPLGSEDKCNTYPVHGYDDQGLVSNTCNHNHVGAYCPTISDQRQNIKIIEHDHNDNQNVYILPDQYRTRTYSHGSGGSRGQNHYQDNERMYRPLPNTYTEEERQIRYRQLQQQLQDQTHNYQQYTEYKQLDNDVQRRSGPEYYDRDFRTLHYSQIPEFPVYHKNNSQPQSLRRDRDSSGSKNLRYTDSLSEVQMPLGYWMRYEDEIVWCTDDQPAADRFGSLDRRKRNATQHTASIGADIQPRYRAVSIGGSKNSPSVASHQNASVHLLPLSEQPSANNKMLLRTQSLGSVEKWHSSHLHELYDGKDTTDNVSRKGREKEWYETSLDSGTSPGLELGLVTSHKNVHYQSTLPAYSKSSHAGNGDDGKSNYISPISRKTDAATTENEQQLQPLSSNRYEQTRKKVLEIPAESKSSQEISEETIILGSSQNCTIVQAGKYQPYREVTKPFEMSDFYKYSTKFRKRNETNGPNSSSDAQDDSRSVHCTGTDADPHAESDSPSTLHNGSVANSVQKRIYQPVQRMTCQPYLTSLR; translated from the exons ATGG TGATGGCAGGGAACGAAAGTACCCCTGGATCTTTGACGGAGGATTCGCTATCCACGAGGCTGCAATGGCTTCGTCAGCGGCGGGAAGCTCTGCAAGAAAAGTTAGCTCAAAAGAATAACGAGCTTAAAAATCTATGCGTAGAGGAGGCAGAATTGACTGGTGTTTTGCCAGCAGAGATCCCGTTAGAGCCTGGAGAAAGTCCGCCAGTATTCAGGAGAAGAGTTGGAACAGCATTTACGTATCCGCAGAACTTAATTAATAAACTGAAAACAAACGAAGTT GAGGAGTCCACCTTAGAATTAGAGCGACAAGTACAAATCGGTATAGTGGAAGCTGCCTTAGGAATCGTGAACGATCCAACGGAAAGCAAAGCGGTACGTCGTAAGCACAGATTAGTGTATCAACAAAGTCAGCGCAGGCTTCAGGAGTTGGAAGCCCGGTTGAATTTTATAAGACAGAGTCGCAGCAAAACGCATCATTCGACGCAACTCCAACACTCCACAGTCTACAATGCTCAGCCGCATTTATACACGAACGTGAAGCACAGAACAAAGAAACCTCGGCCACCGCTAGACAGCACAG GGAACGACGCGAACTCAAAAGTCACGAAAGGTTTGCTTCAAGACGATGGTATAAGCTTAAGTCCACTAGGATCGGAAGATAAATGTAATACTTATCCCGTTCACGGATACGATGATCAAGGGCTTGTGTCTAATACCTGCAATCACAATCACGTTGGTGCTTACTGTCCGACAATCTCCGATCAGCGGCAAAATATCAAGATAATAGAGCACGATCATAACGATAATCAAAACGTCTACATACTGCCTGACCAATATCGAACGCGAACGTATTCCCACGGGAGCGGTGGTTCGCGCGGTCAGAATCACTATCAAGACAACGAGCGAATGTATCGTCCACTGCCAAACACGTATACCGAAGAAGAGCGGCAAATACGGTATCGTCAGTTGCAACAGCAACTACAGGATCAGACTCACAACTATCAACAGTACACCGAGTACAAGCAATTGGACAACGATGTTCAGCGAAGATCCGGTCCGGAATACTACGACAGAGACTTTCGTACGCTACATTATTCGCAGATACCCGAATTTCCAGTCTACCATAAAAATAACTCTCAACCACAGTCGTTGAGACGGGATCGTGATTCTAGTGGGAGTAAAAATTTACGATACACGGATTCACTTAGCGAGGTGCAGATGCCTTTGGGCTATTGGATGCGATACGAGGATGAAATTGTCTGGTGCACAGACGATCAACCTGCCGCGGATAGATTCGGTAGCTTGGACCGAAGGAAGCGCAATGCCACCCAACACACTGCCAGTATAGGCGCTGACATACAGCCACGATACCGCGCGGTATCTATAGGGGGAAGTAAAAATTCTCCTTCTGTCGCGTCCCATCAGAATGCCTCTGTTCACTTGCTCCCGTTGTCCGAGCAACCGTCGGCGAACAATAAAATGCTGCTCCGTACGCAATCGTTGGGTAGCGTGGAGAAATGGCACTCGAGTCATTTACACGAACTGTACGACGGTAAAGACACCACTGATAATGTCAGCCGCAAAGGCAGAGAGAAAGAATGGTATGAAACCTCTTTAGATTCGGGCACGAGCCCAGGACTGGAGCTCGGCTTGGTAACGTCGCACAAAAACGTTCATTACCAGTCCACTCTTCCAGCCTACTCTAAATCCTCTCATGCTGGCAACGGCGATGACGGGAAGAGTAATTATATTTCTCCGATTAGCCGTAAAACAGACGCAGCAACGACGGAGAACGAGCAACAGTTGCAGCCGCTGTCGTCAAATCGTTACGAACAAACGCGGAAGAAAGTGCTTGAAATCCCAGCCGAATCGAAATCGTCTCAGGAGATAAGCGAGGAGACGATTATATTGGGATCGTCCCAGAACTGTACGATCGTTCAGGCTGGGAAATATCAACCGTATAGGGAAGTCACAAAACCATTCGAAATGTCTGACTTTTATAAATACTCCACCAAGTTCCGtaaaagaaacgaaacgaaTGGTCCGAACAGTTCGAGCGATGCTCAGGATGATTCTCGAAGCGTGCACTGTACTGGGACAGACGCGGATCCGCACGCGGAATCTGATTCCCCAAGTACCCTGCACAACGGATCGGTTGCCAATTCGGTTCAAAAAAGGATCTATCAACCAGTTCAGCGAATGACCTGTCAGCCTTATCTTACGTCATTGAGGTAA
- the Atpsyno gene encoding ATP synthase subunit O, mitochondrial yields MPVTMSVSRIIVRSFSSSSAVQQMVKPPIQVFGLEGRYAVALYSAATKQKSLQNVEKDLVKFQDLMKKDQKLNEFVKDPSTKRKVKVEALKSICSKISLSKETSNLLGLLAENGRLGKLNTVINTFKLLLAASRGEVVCEVISAKPLDADMKTKLEGALKGFLSKGQTIQLSTKVDPSLIGGMIVSIGDKYVDMSVATKIKKYSEVIKAAA; encoded by the exons ATGCCTGTAACGATGTCTGTTAGTAGAATAATT GTGCGATCATTCTCCTCCAGCTCTGCTGTGCAACAAATGGTCAAG ccCCCGATCCAAGTCTTCGGTTTAGAAGGACGATACGCGGTGGCACTTTACTCAGCAGCGACAAAGCAGAAGTCACTGCAAAATGTTGAGAAAGATCTTGTCAAATTCCAA GATCTTATGAAGAAAGATCAAAAGCTGAATGAATTTGTGAAGGATCCATCGACAAAACGGAAGGTGAAGGTGGAAGCGCTTAAGTCGATCTGCAGTAAGATAAGTTTGTCTAAAGAAACATCAAATCTGTTGGGCCTGCTCGCAGAAAATGGTCGACTTGGGAAATTGAACACCGTGATCAATACGTTCAAATTATTACTGGCTGCTAGTAGAGGTGAGGTTGTTTGCGAAGTAATTAGTGCGAAACCACTCGATGCCGATATGAAGACTAAGCTCGAAGGAGCCTTAAAAGGATTCTTAAGCAAAGGACAAACTATTCAACTTAGCACAAAGGTTGATCCTTCTCTTATTGGAGGCATGATTGTATCGATAGGTGATAAATACGTAGACATGAGTGTTGCcactaaaattaaaaagtatagcgAGGTCATTAAAGCTGCAGCATGA
- the LOC143372907 gene encoding translation initiation factor eIF2 assembly protein isoform X1 codes for MVSSLKYECSFSSWYPQFHKDSLKATILHIPNNVLEYLEHDAFLMPVEATNTALQNDKWADGSPVLDEEHALEAQPTFPVFSQKIQDVIDEYGAIFIKGNWSSPLDATWVAPTKTLKCNTLEEVFLLLKSSDRIARDLNNVKNYADHDVPLTSCLVLKQWRDINPCTEFRCFVIENELTAISQRDISQYHSYNESEKYNIQIDIKSLFMERIKNRFPLSNYSFDVIRYEKEKVKIVDFGPLDESATKGTLFTYEELQNQINDVPEFRFIGEEIGIQPKAPNHFCIPQEINEFFQSNENATLLDIIQREMENQRKEHGTANANASDHA; via the exons ATGGTGAGCAGTTTAAAATACGAATGTTCCTTTTCATCATGGTATCCACAATTTCATAAAGATTCCTTGAAAGCCACTATTCTTCACATTCCTAACAATGTGCTCGAGTACTTAGAGCACGATGCATTTCTGATGCCTGTCGAGGCAACGAACACTGCGTTACAGAATGATAAGTGGGCAGATGGATCGCCAGTATTGGACGAAGAG cATGCGCTGGAGGCTCAACCAACATTTCCAGTGTTCAGTCAGAAGATTCAAGATGTCATAGATGAGTACGGCGCGATCTTTATTAAGGGCAACTGGAGTTCACCTTTA GATGCTACTTGGGTTGCGCCAACCAAAACTCTTAAATGCAACACGCTGGAAGAGGTGTTTTTGCTGCTAAAGAGCTCGGATAGAATCGCGAGAGACCTAAATAACGTTAAGAATTACGCGGATCATGACGTTCCTCTGACGTCTTGCCTTGTGTTAAAGCAGTGGCGAGATATTAATCCATGCACCGAATTTCGCTGCTTCGTGATAGAAAATGAACTTACAG CGATTAGTCAACGAGATATATCGCAGTACCACAGCTACAACGAATCGGAAAAGTATAATATACAAATAGACATCAAGAGCTTATTTATGGAACGTATTAAAAACAGGTTTCCATTGAGTAATT ATTCGTTCGATGTTATACGCTACGAGAAAGAAAAAGTGAAGATAGTTGACTTTGGTCCTTTGGATGAATCGGCTACCAAAGGAACGCTTTTCACGTACGAAGAATTACAAAATCAGATAAACGACGTGCCAGAATTCAGATTCATCGGTGAAGAAATTGGTATCCAACCGAAAGCACCGAATCATTTTTGCATTCCGCAAGAAATAAATGAATTCTTTCAGTCGAACGAAAACGCCACGTTATTAGACATCATTCAGCGA GAAATGGAAAACCAGCGGAAAGAGCACGGAACCGCTAACGCTAATGCTTCGGATCATGCTTAA